The Liquorilactobacillus nagelii DSM 13675 DNA window AATTTCAGCTTTTTTAACTTCAACAAAATTACCAATGTGAACTCTTTCGCCGATTTTTGCCTGTGGCCGCAAATGACTATATGGTCCTATATTGCTACCAGTTGCCATTTGAGCATTTTCCAATACTGAAGCAGTAATAGTTACATTATCAGAAATCAAGCTATCTGACAGTTGTGAATGGGCGCCGATTAAACAGTTCTCCCCAATAATTGTCGTTCCCTTTAACACAACTCCCGGTTCAACCACTGTATCAGCGCCAATCTTGACTTCACTATCAATGTAGGTATTTTGGGGATCGATTAAAGTCACTCCATTACGCATATGCTTTTCATTAATTCGCTGGCGCATCAAAGCGGTTGCCTTAGAAAGTGCAACTCGATCGTTAACACCCATTGATTCATTAAAATCCTTCATTGTAAAAGCAGCAACTTTTTGAGCAGCTTTTTGACAAATTTCAATCACATCTGTCAAGTAGTACTCATGCTGGGCATTATCGTTTGTTACTTGATGCAGCGCTTGAAACAGTGCCTGATTGTCGAAGCAGTAGACACCCGTATTTATTTCTGCAACCGCAGCTTCAGCCGGAGTCGTATCCTTTTGCTCAACTATTTTAGCTACATTTCCTTGACGATCACGAATAATTCTTCCGTAGCCAGTCGGATCTGGTGCTATAGCTGTCAAAATTGTTGCAACTGCCCGTTGCTGTTGATGATAGTCAAATAACTCAGTTAGCGTTTCTGCTGTAAATAAAGGTGTATCGCCACAAATAATCAATGTCGTTCCTTGTTTTTCTCCCAAAAGCGGCTCTGCCTGTAGAACAGCATGGCCGGTTCCTAGTTGTTCTTCTTGTACCGCAAATTCAGTTCGCTGTCTTAAAACTTCTTTAACTTGTTTTCCACCGTAACCAATAACTGTCACAATTTGTTGTAAATTTAATTTTTCAATTTGACCAACTACATGTTCTACCATTGACTTGCCACACACTGGATGTAGCACCTTATAAAGTTTGGATTTCATTCGAGTTCCCTGACCGGCTGCCAAAACAACCGCATAGTTTGCAGACATTTTAAAATCTCCTCTAAATTTATAATTACTCAATCATGATACCTTAGACCGATTCGGACTGCAAGGCAGCTTGATTATTCTCACCTGTTTAATTAATACCCAAAAAATAGAACTATGCAAAAAAAGCCTTGCATAGTTCTATTCGTCATACAAGTCAACCACTCCCGACTAAAGTCAAAAGCTGTTGAGATATCTGCACCTAGTAATCAACGGCCACAACAATTGCTTAGATCCAGTGATTACCCCCAAAACAGGTCTGACTTTCTAATTATCCCAGCCTTTAGCGATCACAGATTACCAGACGGATGAATGCGAGTCTATCATCTCTAGCCATAATATTCCTAGCTGCATTATGGTAAGCAGCACATTGGGAACATGTCCAGTGATCATAATATGAGTTTGTTAGTTGCTCCAGTCTTCATGACAAAGCCATGTCTGGTTGGTGTTTCTAGGGTTAACTGTAACAAATCTTTTTCCGTACCGTTCAACTTTATAGACAAGCTCACCTATAAAAAATCCACCAACATCAGAAATACTCATAGCTAAGGCGCAATTTCGCAGTAGATGCCTATTTTTCTCTTCAGTGACAACCAAATATCGTAGTTCTTAATAGAAATTTTTACGACAATTGGCTACTTTGCGTTGGATAATTACATAAAACTCACATTGTTTCTAATAATTTTGGCATTCCTCTACCTAATTAAGACTAGGCGGTTTCTGCCTTAGCTTTAATTAAATCCATTTCAAATTTTAAAAAATTACTGACAGCACCCATAATTACTTGTTTTCTTTGCCAAAAACCTTTTCTAAATAATTACCTGCACTGACATGAATCGTCTTGTCTAGCGTATTTACCTGATCGACTTTTAATAATGATGTATAATCATCAACCATGCGATGACCTTCAAAAGCAGCTTCAGCAAAAACAGTAATTCCAACCATTTCTGACTCAAACTCCTCAATCATGCTTTTCATTCCATTGACGGTGCCGCCGCCCTTCATGAAATCATCCACCACTAAGACGTGTGAACCACGTTTTAAGCTCCGTTTCGATAATTCCATTTTTTCAATCCGTTCACTTGAGCCTGAAACATAATTAACTGAAACAGTTGAACCTTCAGTAATTTTGCTATCACGCCGTAAAATTACAAACGGAACATTTAAATAACTAGAAACGCTTTGAGCGATTGGAACACCCTTTGTCGCCACTGTCATAACTGCATCAATTTGTTTATCAAGATATTGTCGTGCAATTACCCGGCCAACTTGACGCAAAACGTCTGGTCGGCCAAGCAAATCTGACAGATAAACATATCCACCTGGTAACAGTCGATCCTTTTCAGATAAACGTTCGGTCATAACCTGGATGAAATCACGAGCTTCCTGTTCATCCATTGACGGAATAAATCTAGCACCACCAGCTGCTCCTGGAATTGTCTCTAGTATTCCAATGCCTCGAAATTTAAAAGTTCTTTTAATAATTGCTAAATCTTCACTAATTGATGACTTAGCTGATTCATACCGTTTTGCAAAAAAAGTTAATGATATTAAAGTATGCGGCCTTTCTAACAAATATCTTGTCATATCGATCAACCGATCACTTCTTCTTATTTTCAACCTAACTCCTCCACTTAAAAAATCTCAAATAGTTGCTAAATTAATCTAGCAATCATTATACGCTTTTTTTCCGGTCTTTGCACAGTAAATCACTTTTAACGTTCGCCTTTAATTATTAATTATTACTAATATTTTAATTTCAATGTTATTTCCATGTTAACGATTAACATTCGGTTAGAATACTTAAAAAAATCATTAAAGTTCAGAAATTTCTTAAACTACTAAACAACCGGTAATATCAAAAATAAAATAACTAACAAAAGTAAATCCTCTAATCCTTGATTTAAGTAATTCCAAGCTGTTATTGTATAATTTTTCAATTTATTACCAATCAGCCTCGCTAAAACAACCGCTAAAGCTATTGTCAGCCCGCTATTAATGATATCGCCTGTCCCTTGCAAATTAAAACCACTTTTTTCGAAATGAAGGACCCCGGAACCAATCATTGACGCTAAAGCAACTGCTGATGTTTGAATTGGATTTAATTTAAATTGCATTCCAACACAAAGACCCATTATTGCTGGCAACATACTCATCGCAAAACTGGTAATCAAGCGGATTGTTGTTGCAGCTGGGAAAATTGGTTGTAGAGCTTGCATTAATTGACCAACTAATGCCGATGGAATTAAAGCAACCACGACTCCAAGACTGACCCCATTTAAAATATTCATTATGAACTGTCGACCTGTTATTTTTTCTGTCATCTTCTTTCCGCCTTTCGGTCTATGATCAATCGCTAAGCTGTAATTTCATGAGGACTCTTTTGACCTTCTAAAATTTTCAAAGTATCATCTAAACTGATGTCAACCATGTTTTGAACAGCAATGTTAGTGTAAAAACCAATATGTGGTGTAATGATTACATTTGGCATCGAGCGAAGTTCAATTAATGCTTGACTTGGCAATTTTTGGGCTGTTAAATCAACATTAAAAAATTTTTCTTCCCCAGTTAATGTGTCTAGTGCTGCTCCTGCTATCCGTTGCTCTTTAAGAGCTTTAATCAAAGCTGAGGTGTCAACCACTGGCCCACGACATTCATTAACTAAATAGGCAGTTGGCTTCATCAATTTAAAAGCAGCTTCATCAATTAGGTTCTCACTAGTTGGATTTAAATCAACATGTAGACAAATCACATCTGCTTGCTGTAATAATTTTTCTTTACTAGTATACGTTAAAGTATCTCGCAATTCAGCGCGTTCTTTTAAATCATAAGCAATTACTTTTGCTCCCAAAGCTTTAAAAAGTTGCGCAGTTGTTCCGCCAATTCGTCCAGCACCAATGATTCCAACTGTCAGTGAATGAATTTCTTTTGCTTGCAAGCCTGCCCAGCGAAAATCCTGCTGAGCTGAGCGCTGATCAAATAGCTCTAAG harbors:
- the glmU gene encoding bifunctional UDP-N-acetylglucosamine diphosphorylase/glucosamine-1-phosphate N-acetyltransferase GlmU — translated: MSANYAVVLAAGQGTRMKSKLYKVLHPVCGKSMVEHVVGQIEKLNLQQIVTVIGYGGKQVKEVLRQRTEFAVQEEQLGTGHAVLQAEPLLGEKQGTTLIICGDTPLFTAETLTELFDYHQQQRAVATILTAIAPDPTGYGRIIRDRQGNVAKIVEQKDTTPAEAAVAEINTGVYCFDNQALFQALHQVTNDNAQHEYYLTDVIEICQKAAQKVAAFTMKDFNESMGVNDRVALSKATALMRQRINEKHMRNGVTLIDPQNTYIDSEVKIGADTVVEPGVVLKGTTIIGENCLIGAHSQLSDSLISDNVTITASVLENAQMATGSNIGPYSHLRPQAKIGERVHIGNFVEVKKAEIGADTKVGHLTYVGDATLGRQINVGCGCVFVNYDGINKHHTTVGDYSFIGSASNMVAPLRIADHAYVAAGSTITNDVAAHDMAIARGRQVNKAGYYDRYPVAKAAQQTEQAEKNSK
- the purR gene encoding pur operon repressor; this translates as MKIRRSDRLIDMTRYLLERPHTLISLTFFAKRYESAKSSISEDLAIIKRTFKFRGIGILETIPGAAGGARFIPSMDEQEARDFIQVMTERLSEKDRLLPGGYVYLSDLLGRPDVLRQVGRVIARQYLDKQIDAVMTVATKGVPIAQSVSSYLNVPFVILRRDSKITEGSTVSVNYVSGSSERIEKMELSKRSLKRGSHVLVVDDFMKGGGTVNGMKSMIEEFESEMVGITVFAEAAFEGHRMVDDYTSLLKVDQVNTLDKTIHVSAGNYLEKVFGKENK
- a CDS encoding PTS sugar transporter subunit IIC; this encodes MTEKITGRQFIMNILNGVSLGVVVALIPSALVGQLMQALQPIFPAATTIRLITSFAMSMLPAIMGLCVGMQFKLNPIQTSAVALASMIGSGVLHFEKSGFNLQGTGDIINSGLTIALAVVLARLIGNKLKNYTITAWNYLNQGLEDLLLLVILFLILPVV
- a CDS encoding D-2-hydroxyacid dehydrogenase, whose product is MKILMYSVRDDEQPAIKNWAEKHQIQVDTISQPLHLATAPQVNGYDGIVIQQRAKVEAAVYPILCQAGIKQIASRTAGYDVIDLALAKENGLKITNVPAYSPRSVAELALTHTLRLLRNLELFDQRSAQQDFRWAGLQAKEIHSLTVGIIGAGRIGGTTAQLFKALGAKVIAYDLKERAELRDTLTYTSKEKLLQQADVICLHVDLNPTSENLIDEAAFKLMKPTAYLVNECRGPVVDTSALIKALKEQRIAGAALDTLTGEEKFFNVDLTAQKLPSQALIELRSMPNVIITPHIGFYTNIAVQNMVDISLDDTLKILEGQKSPHEITA